In the Hordeum vulgare subsp. vulgare chromosome 7H, MorexV3_pseudomolecules_assembly, whole genome shotgun sequence genome, one interval contains:
- the LOC123413134 gene encoding probable glucomannan 4-beta-mannosyltransferase 9: MEAAEQLAVVWKQARGPVIVPLLRASVMVCLAMCVILFVEKVYMAVVVVAMRLLGRRPERQWRWEPVRDDDPELGSAAYPMVLVQIPMYNEREVYQKSIRAACGLSWPSDRIIIQVLDDSTDPAIKELVQVECQRWAKKGVNIKYEIRDNRRGYKAGALKEGMKHGYVKDCDYVAIFDADFQPEPDFLTRAMPFLIHNPEIALVQARWVFVNANECLMTRMQEMSLDYHFKVEQEVGSSAYAFFGFNGTAGVWRISALNEAGGWKDRTTVEDMDLAVRASLKGWKFVYLGDLKVKSELPSTFKAFRYQQHRWSCGPANLFRKMLMEIVKNQKVTLWKKIYVIYNFFFVRKIIGHILTSVFYCLVIPATVFVPEVEIPRWGYFYIPTVITLLNAVGTPRSFHLVIFWVLFENVMSLHRTKATFSGLLELGRVNEWVVTEKLGDVLKMKVQSKVSKKLRMRIIQRLHLLELGVAAYIFFCGCYDLLFGKRYYYIFLFMQSIAFFIVGVGFVGTIVPN; this comes from the exons ATGGAGGCGGCGGAGCAGCTCGCGGTGGTGTGGAAGCAGGCCCGCGGCCCGGTGATCGTGCCGCTGCTGCGCGCGTCCGTGATGGTCTGCCTCGCCATGTGCGTGATCCTGTTCGTGGAGAAGGTGTACATGGCCGTCGTGGTCGTGGCGATGAGGCTGCTCGGCCGCCGCCCCGAGCGGCAGTGGCGGTGGGAGCCCGTCCGCGACGACGACCCCGAGCTCGGCAGCGCCGCCTACCCCATGGTCCTCGTCCAGATCCCCATGTACAACGAACGCGAG GTTTACCAGAAGTCGATCAGGGCGGCGTGCGGGCTGTCCTGGCCGTCGGATCGGATCATCATCCAGGTGCTCGACGACTCCACGGACCCCGCCATCAAG GAGCTGGTGCaggtggagtgccagcggtgggcAAAGAAGGGCGTGAACATCAAGTACGAGATCCGGGACAACCGGCGTGGGTACAAGGCCGGCGCGCTCAAGGAAGGCATGAAGCACGGCTACGTCAAGGACTGCGACTACGTGGCCATCTTCGACGCCGACTTCCAGCCAGAGCCCGACTTCCTGACCCGCGCCATGCCCTTCCTCATCCACAACCCCGAGATCGCCCTCGTCCAGGCCCGATGGGTATTCG TGAATGCAAATGAGTGCTTGATGACAAGGATGCAGGAGATGTCCTTGGACTATCACTTCAAGGTGGAGCAAGAAGTGGGTTCCTCAGCTTATGCCTTCTTTGGTTTCAATG GAACCGCTGGTGTGTGGCGCATATCTGCTCTGAATGAGGCAGGTGGCTGGAAGGACCGAACCACGGTCGAAGACATGGACCTGGCAGTCCGAGCAAGCCTCAAGGGATGGAAATTTGTGTACCTTGGTGATCTCAAG GTAAAAAGTGAGCTCCCAAGTACGTTCAAAGCATTTCGTTACCAGCAACATAGATGGTCGTGCGGGCCGGCAAATCTGTTCAGGaaaatgttgatggagattgtgaAAAATCAG AAAGTGACGCTTTGGAAGAAAATCTACGTCATCTACAACTTCTTTTTCGTGCGCAAGATAATCGGGCACATTTTGACGTCTGTATTTTACTGCCTTGTTATCCCAGCCACAGTCTTTGTTCCTGAAGTTGAGATACCAAGGTGGGGTTACTTCTACATTCCAACCGTTATCACCCTTCTCAATGCTGTTGGGACTCCAAG GTCTTTTCACTTGGTTATCTTTTGGGTCCTGTTTGAGAATGTCATGTCATTGCATAGAACAAAGGCGACCTTCAGCGGTCTACTGGAGCTAGGGAGGGTGAATGAGTGGGTGGTGACAGAAAAGCTTGGTGATGTTCTGAAGATGAAAGTACAAAGCAAAGTTAGCAAGAAGCTGCGAATGCGGATAATACAAAG GTTGCATCTTTTGGAGCTTGGTGTTGCAGCCTATATCTTCTTTTGTGGATGCTATGACCTTTTGTTTGGGAAAAGATATTACTATATcttcctcttcatgcaatccATCGCTTTCTTCATCGTCGGTGTGGGCTTTGTTGGGACAATTGTCCCCAACTGA
- the LOC123413135 gene encoding pentatricopeptide repeat-containing protein At4g16470: MDSSSLARKLRSLCIAGELSRAVSLLHRSAVRPVSSAYALLLQECVNRRDARLGKRIHARIVSTGFRCSDYMATKLLIFYAKIGELGVARGLFDGMPRRDVVAWNAMVSGCARGAEEAQAVEMFGLMRAEGLRPDQFTFASVLCACARMAALEHGRRVHGVMVKSDRVSGNLFANSALVDMYLKCSSAEDARRAFAAAPERNVTMWTALISGHGQHGHVREALALFDEMTRDGFRPNDVTFLAVLSACAHGGLVDEGLRHFSSMPSDYGLAPKGAHYAAVVDMLARVGRLHDAYEVVKNLPDCQEHSVVWGALLGACRKHGDVRLLELAVPRFFRLQPGNAGKYVVLANTYATCQMWDSVAGMHEAMKSLGIRKDPAWSAVEVQGKKHIFLARDTYHDDCSEIYEACNALARAVSEHSVRV; this comes from the coding sequence ATGGACTCGAGTAGCCTAGCGCGAAAGCTGAGGTCGCTGTGCATCGCGGGGGAGCTCTCTCGGGCAGTGAGCCTcctccaccggagcgccgtccgcCCCGTCTCGAGCGCCTACGCTCTTCTGCTGCAAGAGTGCGTGAACCGGAGGGACGCGAGGCTCGGCAAGAGGATCCACGCGCGCATCGTCTCCACCGGCTTCAGATGCAGCGACTACATGGCCACCAAGCTGCTGATCTTTTATGCCAAGATCGGGGAGCTCGGCGTCGCCCGGGGCCTGTTCGACGGAATGCCGCGCAGGGACGTCGTGGCATGGAACGCGATGGTATCCGGGTGCGCGCGCGGGGCCGAGGAGGCGCAGGCGGTGGAGATGTTCGGCCTGATGCGGGCGGAGGGGCTGAGGCCGGACCAGTTCACGTTCGCGTCGGTGCTCTGCGCGTGCGCCAGGATGGCCGCGCTGGAGCACGGCCGGCGCGTGCACGGCGTCATGGTCAAGTCGGACCGTGTCAGCGGAAACTTGTTCGCCAACAGCGCGCTGGTCGACATGTACCTCAAGTGCAGCAGCGCCGAGGACGCGCGCCGGGCGTTCGCGGCCGCGCCGGAGCGGAACGTCACCATGTGGACTGCGCTCATCTCCGGGCACGGCCAGCACGGGCACGTGCGCGAGGCGCTGGCGCTCTTCGACGAGATGACGCGTGACGGGTTCCGGCCGAATGACGTGACGTTCCTCGCCGTGCTCTCGGCCTGCGCGCACGGCGGGCTCGTCGACGAGGGGCTGAGGCACTTCTCCTCCATGCCATCAGACTACGGGCTCGCCCCGAAGGGCGCGCACTATGCGGCGGTGGTCGACATGCTTGCCAGGGTCGGCAGGCTCCACGACGCCTACGAGGTCGTCAAGAACCTGCCGGACTGCCAGGAGCACTCGGTGGTCTGGGGCGCGCTGCTGGGCGCCTGCAGGAAGCATGGCGACGTGAGGCTACTTGAGCTTGCCGTGCCGCGCTTCTTTCGGTTGCAGCCGGGGAACGCCGGCAAGTACGTCGTCCTGGCGAACACGTACGCCACCTGCCAGATGTGGGACAGCGTGGCCGGTATGCACGAGGCCATGAAGTCGCTCGGCATTCGAAAGGACCCTGCTTGGAGCGCCGTCGAAGTCCAGGGGAAGAAGCACATCTTTCTCGCCAGGGACACATACCACGACGATTGTTCGGAGATATATGAGGCCTGCAATGCCTTGGCCCGTGCGGTCTCCGAGCATTCTGTTCGAGTGTGA